From Pseudomonadota bacterium, a single genomic window includes:
- the fusA gene encoding elongation factor G — protein sequence MMTMAKLQHVRNIGVVAHIDAGKTTVTERFLYYSGRIHKIGEVHDGAAQMDWMPQEQERGITITAAATVLQWQGHELHLIDTPGHVDFTIEVERSLRVLDGVVVVFCAVGGVEPQSETVWMQAEKFHVPRIAFINKLDRVGADFEAVLREMRERLGARPVPLQLPIGAEDSFTGVVDLISEKALLWRARTEDQEPEEAPVPAELLPAVAEARELLIEAAADFDEVLAESYVEGLPIAADRLREALRRGCLANALVPVLYGAALRNRGIQPLLDAVVHYLPSPLDRPAALGVRPGAEEVIERPAERKAPFAALAFKVQMEQGRKSVYLRVYSGVLRAGDDVLNARLGKKEKVARLFQLHANRRERIDEAGPGSIVAAMGLKLTGTGDTLCDPQQPILLERIDTYEPVISRAIEARTLAEKERLDFALTKLADEDPTFNAAEDPETGQTLISGMGELHLDIIIDRLVREYNVEARLGKPQVVYRETVQRAAEAEHAFERRVDDAPVFGHARVRVEPQPRGAGVSFANELPPRDPPLPAALVAAAMDGLRDASVAGVGGGYPLVDLRVSLLGAQTREGSPHEMAYRVAAAEAFRRACHEASPLLLEPVMAVEVVVPEDFMGEVIGDLNGRGGQIEDVGFRGGKRLVRAQVPMRRMFGYSTDVRSLTQGRASFNMRFARFDAARGAAAP from the coding sequence ATGATGACCATGGCGAAGCTACAGCACGTGCGCAACATCGGTGTCGTCGCCCACATTGACGCGGGCAAGACGACGGTTACCGAGCGGTTCCTCTACTACTCGGGTCGGATCCATAAGATCGGCGAGGTGCACGACGGCGCGGCCCAGATGGACTGGATGCCGCAAGAGCAAGAGCGCGGGATCACGATCACGGCCGCGGCGACGGTGCTGCAGTGGCAGGGGCACGAGCTGCACCTGATCGACACGCCGGGGCATGTCGACTTCACGATCGAGGTCGAGCGTAGCCTCCGCGTGCTCGACGGCGTGGTCGTCGTGTTCTGCGCCGTCGGTGGCGTCGAGCCGCAGTCGGAGACGGTCTGGATGCAGGCCGAGAAGTTCCACGTTCCGCGCATCGCCTTCATCAATAAGCTGGATCGCGTGGGGGCCGACTTCGAGGCGGTGCTGCGCGAGATGCGTGAGCGCTTGGGGGCGCGCCCGGTGCCCCTGCAGCTGCCGATCGGCGCCGAGGACAGCTTCACGGGCGTCGTCGATCTGATCAGCGAGAAGGCGCTGTTGTGGCGGGCGCGCACGGAGGATCAAGAGCCCGAGGAGGCGCCGGTGCCGGCCGAGCTGCTGCCGGCGGTGGCCGAGGCGCGTGAGCTGCTGATTGAGGCGGCGGCGGACTTCGATGAGGTGCTGGCCGAGAGCTACGTCGAGGGTCTGCCGATCGCCGCTGATCGGCTGCGCGAGGCGTTGCGTCGCGGTTGCCTCGCCAACGCCCTGGTGCCGGTGCTCTATGGGGCGGCGCTGCGCAACCGCGGCATCCAGCCGCTGCTCGACGCGGTCGTGCACTACTTGCCCTCGCCGCTCGACCGGCCCGCGGCGCTCGGGGTGCGCCCCGGCGCTGAGGAGGTCATCGAGCGCCCCGCCGAACGCAAGGCGCCCTTCGCCGCGCTGGCCTTCAAGGTGCAGATGGAGCAGGGCCGCAAGTCGGTCTATCTGCGCGTCTACTCGGGCGTGCTGCGCGCCGGTGACGACGTGCTCAACGCGCGCCTGGGTAAGAAGGAGAAGGTCGCGCGCTTGTTTCAGCTGCACGCCAACCGGCGTGAGCGCATCGACGAGGCCGGGCCCGGCAGCATCGTCGCGGCGATGGGGCTCAAGCTGACCGGCACGGGCGACACGCTCTGTGATCCGCAGCAGCCGATCCTGCTCGAGCGCATCGACACCTACGAGCCCGTGATCTCGCGCGCGATCGAGGCGCGCACGCTCGCGGAGAAGGAGCGGCTCGACTTCGCCTTGACCAAGCTCGCGGACGAGGATCCGACCTTCAACGCGGCGGAGGACCCCGAAACCGGCCAGACCTTGATCAGCGGCATGGGCGAGCTGCACCTCGACATCATCATCGACCGCCTGGTGCGCGAGTACAACGTCGAGGCGCGGCTCGGCAAACCGCAGGTCGTGTATCGGGAGACCGTGCAGCGCGCGGCCGAGGCCGAGCATGCGTTCGAGCGCCGCGTCGACGATGCGCCCGTCTTTGGCCACGCGCGCGTGCGCGTCGAGCCGCAGCCGCGGGGTGCCGGCGTCTCCTTCGCCAACGAGCTGCCGCCGCGCGACCCACCGCTGCCCGCTGCCCTCGTGGCCGCGGCGATGGACGGCTTGCGCGACGCGTCGGTGGCGGGGGTGGGCGGTGGTTACCCGCTCGTCGATCTCCGTGTCAGCCTGCTGGGGGCCCAAACGCGTGAGGGTAGCCCGCACGAGATGGCCTATCGCGTGGCGGCAGCGGAGGCCTTTCGCCGTGCCTGCCACGAGGCCTCGCCCCTGCTGCTCGAGCCGGTGATGGCCGTCGAGGTCGTGGTCCCCGAGGACTTCATGGGCGAGGTCATCGGGGACCTGAACGGTCGCGGTGGCCAGATCGAGGACGTCGGCTTTCGCGGCGGCAAGCGCCTGGTACGGGCGCAGGTGCCGATGCGACGGATGTTCGGATATTCCACGGATGTGCGATCGCTGACGCAGGGTCGGGCCAGCTTCAACATGCGCTTCGCGCGCTTCGACGCGGCCCGCGGCGCGGCTGCACCCTGA